The Georgenia faecalis genome includes a window with the following:
- a CDS encoding CapA family protein — protein sequence MARHALPARRRVLAPVLGVLLAAVVLAVLAWRPWLEAETPLPATSPGATSAPSAPSSPDPSPAAPSPAAPSPAAPSPSATPSPPTPAVFTVLGGGDVLPHATVIRTAATGDGYDFVPLMEPVAPFTRGADLALCNLEVPLAPPGTQPSGYPMFGAPTELVADLARLGWDGCSTSTNHSLDRGLPGLVHTLDALDAAGLGHVGTARTPAEADRPQLYRLDRAGQTVTVAHLGATYGTNGIPVPAAAPWAVTLIDVDGLVARAAAARADGADLVIVSVHCCSEYQGQPAPQQVEIAEALAASGEVDLVLGHHAHVPQPVARLEGGPGGRGMWVAYGLGNLISNQDERCCVPQTATGLLATATVVKPADGPARVDAVEWTAVTVDRVGAQRLYVLADLLAGARPELLTLGADQLTDRYRGVLDVVGTDAPERTAPPVPTGPAPLVVPRAG from the coding sequence ATGGCACGCCACGCGCTGCCGGCGCGACGACGCGTGCTGGCCCCGGTCCTCGGCGTCCTCCTCGCCGCCGTGGTCCTCGCCGTCCTCGCGTGGCGCCCGTGGCTCGAGGCGGAGACGCCGCTGCCCGCCACGAGCCCCGGCGCCACCAGCGCGCCCAGCGCGCCCAGCTCCCCCGACCCGTCGCCGGCAGCGCCGTCGCCGGCAGCGCCCTCGCCGGCAGCGCCCTCGCCGAGCGCCACGCCGTCGCCCCCCACGCCGGCGGTCTTCACCGTCCTCGGGGGCGGGGACGTGCTGCCGCACGCCACGGTGATCCGCACCGCCGCGACCGGTGACGGCTACGACTTCGTGCCCCTCATGGAGCCCGTCGCCCCGTTCACCCGCGGGGCGGACCTGGCCCTGTGCAACCTCGAGGTGCCGCTCGCCCCGCCCGGGACGCAGCCCAGCGGGTACCCGATGTTCGGGGCGCCCACGGAGCTCGTCGCCGACCTGGCGCGGCTCGGCTGGGACGGGTGCTCCACGAGCACCAACCACAGCCTCGACCGCGGCCTCCCGGGCCTGGTGCACACCCTCGACGCCCTCGACGCCGCCGGGCTCGGGCACGTGGGCACCGCCCGCACGCCGGCCGAGGCCGACCGCCCGCAGCTCTACCGCCTCGATCGCGCGGGCCAGACGGTCACCGTCGCCCACCTCGGGGCGACGTACGGCACCAACGGGATCCCCGTGCCGGCCGCGGCCCCCTGGGCCGTCACCCTCATCGACGTCGACGGCCTCGTCGCCCGCGCGGCGGCCGCACGCGCGGACGGTGCGGACCTCGTCATCGTCTCCGTGCACTGCTGCAGCGAGTACCAGGGCCAGCCTGCGCCGCAGCAGGTGGAGATCGCCGAGGCGCTCGCCGCGTCCGGCGAGGTGGACCTCGTCCTCGGCCACCACGCCCACGTGCCGCAGCCGGTCGCCCGGCTGGAGGGCGGCCCCGGCGGGCGGGGGATGTGGGTCGCCTACGGCCTCGGCAACCTCATCTCGAACCAGGACGAGCGGTGCTGCGTGCCGCAGACGGCGACGGGCCTGCTCGCGACGGCGACCGTCGTCAAGCCGGCCGACGGGCCGGCCCGGGTGGACGCCGTGGAGTGGACGGCGGTCACGGTGGACCGGGTCGGCGCGCAGCGCCTCTACGTCCTGGCGGACCTGCTCGCCGGGGCGCGCCCGGAGCTCCTCACCCTGGGTGCGGACCAGCTGACCGACCGGTACCGGGGCGTGCTCGACGTCGTCGGGACCGACGCCCCCGAGCGGACGGCCCCGCCGGTCCCCACCGGGCCGGCGCCGCTCGTGGTGCCGCGCGCGGGCTGA
- a CDS encoding FG-GAP-like repeat-containing protein gives MPRHAPPRNVRPVGVHPARVRPDRLRPAFAVVLAMTLLGALLVPTSAQAATALASRDYTGDGRTDVLTVSPSGQLGVYAGTASTGVARSTLVGNGWTGYTPVRPGDFNGDGVADLLAVAPQGQLYFYAGRGGTFAGRVQIGHGWQDMTNVFSPGDFSGDGIADVLATAPGGELYLYPGNDAGRLTARTQIGHGWQVYTDVFDGGDLNGDGRADLLARDGDGRLFAYYGTGAGRMRSRVQVGNGWVPYTQVSSVGDLTGDGQTDVFAIHASTGQAYVYPGTGRGSFTARVALGTGWRAPAKDARYAYERGRLFSSLNTLRASRGLAALTRSDELDARAQAWADHMAQTRVLVHSPNFRTEMTAAGWAYKSELIVRNTGGRSMTTDAILTYMHNWWVASPDHYPWMVSPNYTHVGHGYTMGSGGPYAVTVLGGR, from the coding sequence ATGCCCCGCCACGCCCCGCCCCGCAACGTCCGCCCCGTCGGCGTTCACCCGGCCCGCGTCCGCCCGGACCGCCTCCGCCCGGCCTTCGCCGTCGTCCTCGCGATGACCCTCCTCGGTGCGCTCCTCGTCCCGACGAGCGCCCAGGCGGCCACCGCCCTGGCCAGCCGCGACTACACCGGCGACGGCCGCACGGACGTCCTCACGGTGAGCCCCTCCGGGCAGCTCGGCGTGTACGCCGGAACGGCGAGCACCGGCGTCGCCCGCAGCACGCTCGTCGGGAACGGGTGGACGGGCTACACCCCCGTCCGGCCCGGGGACTTCAACGGCGACGGCGTCGCCGACCTCCTCGCCGTCGCCCCCCAGGGCCAGCTCTACTTCTACGCCGGCCGCGGCGGCACCTTCGCCGGCCGCGTCCAGATCGGCCACGGCTGGCAGGACATGACGAACGTCTTCTCGCCCGGGGACTTCAGCGGCGACGGCATCGCCGACGTCCTCGCCACGGCGCCGGGCGGCGAGCTCTACCTCTACCCGGGCAACGACGCCGGGCGTCTCACGGCGCGCACGCAGATCGGCCACGGGTGGCAGGTCTACACCGACGTCTTCGACGGCGGGGACCTCAACGGCGACGGGCGCGCCGACCTCCTCGCCCGCGACGGCGACGGCCGCCTCTTCGCCTACTACGGCACCGGCGCCGGGCGGATGCGCTCGCGCGTGCAGGTGGGCAACGGCTGGGTGCCCTACACGCAGGTCTCCTCGGTCGGCGACCTCACCGGTGACGGCCAGACCGACGTCTTCGCCATCCACGCCTCCACCGGCCAGGCCTACGTCTACCCCGGGACCGGCCGTGGCTCCTTCACCGCCCGGGTCGCCCTCGGCACCGGCTGGCGGGCGCCCGCCAAGGACGCGCGGTACGCCTACGAGCGCGGCCGCCTCTTCTCCAGCCTCAACACCCTGCGCGCCAGCCGCGGCCTCGCCGCCCTCACCCGCAGCGACGAGCTCGACGCCCGCGCCCAGGCGTGGGCCGACCACATGGCGCAGACCCGGGTCCTCGTCCACAGCCCCAACTTCCGGACGGAGATGACCGCCGCCGGCTGGGCCTACAAGAGCGAGCTCATCGTCCGCAACACGGGCGGCCGCTCCATGACGACCGACGCGATCCTCACCTACATGCACAACTGGTGGGTGGCCTCCCCCGACCACTACCCGTGGATGGTCAGCCCCAACTACACGCACGTGGGGCACGGCTACACCATGGGCTCCGGCGGGCCGTACGCGGTCACCGTGCTCGGCGGGCGCTGA
- the pgsA gene encoding CDP-diacylglycerol--glycerol-3-phosphate 3-phosphatidyltransferase — MPPEAAPAAPAPVWNLANIITMARVALVPVFAVLMLADSVPARFAAAGVFLLAAATDKLDGHIARSRGLVTTFGKVADPIADKALVLTALVLLSAQGDLAWWITVVVIVRELGITALRFLMIRRSVIAASQGGKIKTVLQVVFIVGLLVPWDAFLPAAAAGVMGVLTTVALVLALAVTVLTGLDYVVRAWRLARVPAGH, encoded by the coding sequence GTGCCCCCCGAAGCTGCCCCGGCCGCCCCGGCGCCCGTCTGGAACCTCGCGAACATCATCACGATGGCCCGCGTGGCCCTGGTGCCGGTCTTTGCCGTCCTCATGCTCGCCGACTCCGTGCCCGCGCGGTTCGCCGCCGCCGGGGTCTTCCTCCTCGCGGCCGCGACCGACAAGCTCGACGGTCACATCGCGCGCAGCCGGGGGCTGGTGACGACGTTCGGCAAGGTGGCGGACCCCATCGCGGACAAGGCGCTCGTGCTCACGGCGCTCGTCCTGCTCTCCGCGCAGGGCGACCTGGCCTGGTGGATCACGGTCGTCGTCATCGTCCGGGAGCTCGGCATCACGGCGCTGCGGTTCCTCATGATCCGGCGCTCGGTGATCGCCGCGTCGCAGGGGGGCAAGATCAAGACGGTGCTCCAGGTGGTCTTCATCGTCGGCCTGCTCGTCCCGTGGGACGCGTTCCTGCCGGCCGCGGCCGCCGGCGTCATGGGTGTCCTCACCACGGTCGCCCTCGTGCTCGCGCTCGCCGTCACCGTCCTCACCGGCCTCGACTACGTCGTGCGCGCCTGGCGGCTCGCGCGCGTCCCCGCCGGGCACTGA
- a CDS encoding FtsK/SpoIIIE family DNA translocase, whose amino-acid sequence MGSAHVVGGTARRVGSGARDLDPALRRDGVAFLLLGLAIVVAAREWFGLSGVAGDAIHAVVAGGIGVLGALVPVIGVVMAVRLMRHPERSSDHGRESIGLALIATAVAGIIHVAQGTPSPKVNFAGVQAAGGVVGWLVGTPLTVLLSSWVSIPLLVLLGVFGLLVLTATPVAAIPRRLREAGARLRGGEVVEEVHPAQAADGTPRPRPPRPRRRSAGDEAYARAHETDPPAETEDEDRTTVLPMAATAADEEDEAGTAELLPPPTTPLPARAEQLELAPDIVYQLPGDTVLVKGAPHKVRSAANDRVVEALTNVFDQFEINAQVTGFSRGPTVTRYEVELGSGTKVERVTALSKNIAYAVASADVRILSPIPGKSAIGIEIPNADRETVSLGDVLRSSAARRSEHPMVIGVGKDVEGGYVVANLAKMPHLLVAGATGAGKSSFINSMITSIMMRATPEEVRMVLVDPKRVELTIYEGIPHLITPIITSPKKAAEALEWVVREMDARYDDLAAFGFKHIDDFNAGVRSGRVQPLPGSERVIAPYPYLLVVVDELADLMMVAPRDVESSVQRITQLARAAGIHLILATQRPSVDVVTGLIKANVPSRLAFATSSLADSRVVLDQPGAEKLIGQGDALFLPMGAAKAMRVQGAWVTESEIHAVVDHVKSQMQPSYRDDVAVVATKKQVDEDIGDDLDLLLQAAELVVSTQFGSTSMLQRKLRVGFAKAGRLMDLLESREIVGPSEGSKAREVLIQPDDLPSCLAMLRGEPVVEDDGDGPPVAVDYGDDDETGDEDAWSLTNR is encoded by the coding sequence ATGGGCTCCGCGCACGTCGTCGGCGGCACGGCCCGCCGCGTCGGGTCCGGCGCCCGTGACCTCGACCCGGCGCTGCGCCGCGACGGCGTCGCCTTCCTCCTGCTCGGGCTGGCGATCGTCGTCGCCGCCCGCGAGTGGTTCGGCCTGTCCGGCGTCGCGGGGGACGCCATCCACGCCGTCGTCGCCGGCGGCATCGGCGTCCTCGGCGCCCTCGTACCCGTCATCGGCGTGGTCATGGCCGTGCGGCTCATGCGCCACCCGGAGCGATCGAGCGACCACGGCCGGGAGAGCATCGGCCTCGCGCTCATCGCCACGGCGGTGGCCGGCATCATCCACGTCGCCCAGGGCACCCCGAGCCCCAAGGTGAACTTCGCCGGGGTCCAGGCCGCCGGCGGGGTCGTGGGCTGGCTGGTCGGCACCCCGCTGACGGTGCTGCTCAGCTCATGGGTGTCGATCCCGCTGCTCGTCCTCCTCGGGGTGTTCGGGCTGCTCGTCCTCACCGCGACCCCCGTCGCGGCGATCCCGCGCCGCCTGCGCGAGGCGGGCGCCCGCCTCCGCGGCGGCGAGGTGGTCGAGGAGGTCCATCCCGCCCAGGCGGCCGACGGCACCCCCCGGCCGCGCCCGCCGCGCCCGCGGCGCCGGTCGGCCGGCGACGAGGCCTACGCCCGCGCCCACGAGACCGACCCCCCGGCGGAGACCGAGGACGAGGACCGCACCACCGTCCTGCCCATGGCGGCGACGGCCGCGGATGAGGAGGACGAGGCGGGTACGGCGGAGCTCCTCCCGCCGCCGACCACCCCCCTGCCGGCCCGGGCCGAGCAGCTCGAGCTCGCCCCGGACATCGTCTACCAGCTGCCCGGCGACACCGTGCTCGTCAAGGGCGCGCCCCACAAGGTGCGCTCCGCAGCGAACGACCGGGTGGTCGAGGCCCTCACCAACGTCTTCGACCAGTTCGAGATCAACGCCCAGGTCACCGGCTTCAGCCGCGGGCCCACGGTGACCCGGTACGAGGTCGAGCTGGGCTCGGGGACCAAGGTCGAGCGGGTCACCGCGCTGAGCAAGAACATCGCCTACGCCGTCGCCAGCGCGGACGTGCGCATCCTCTCGCCGATCCCCGGCAAGTCGGCGATCGGCATCGAGATCCCCAACGCCGACCGCGAGACGGTCTCCCTCGGTGACGTGCTGCGGTCCTCGGCCGCGCGGCGCAGCGAGCACCCCATGGTCATCGGCGTCGGCAAGGACGTCGAGGGCGGGTACGTCGTCGCGAACCTCGCGAAGATGCCGCACCTGCTCGTCGCCGGCGCCACGGGCGCCGGCAAGTCGAGCTTCATCAACTCGATGATCACCTCGATCATGATGCGCGCCACGCCCGAGGAGGTGCGCATGGTGCTCGTCGACCCCAAGCGGGTCGAGCTGACGATCTACGAGGGCATCCCGCACCTCATCACCCCGATCATCACGAGCCCCAAGAAGGCCGCCGAGGCGCTGGAGTGGGTCGTGCGGGAGATGGACGCCCGCTACGACGACCTCGCCGCGTTCGGGTTCAAGCACATCGACGACTTCAACGCCGGCGTCCGGTCGGGCCGGGTCCAGCCGCTCCCGGGGAGCGAGCGCGTCATCGCGCCCTACCCCTACCTCCTCGTCGTCGTCGACGAGCTCGCCGACCTCATGATGGTCGCCCCGCGCGACGTCGAGTCGTCGGTCCAGCGGATCACCCAGCTCGCCCGCGCGGCGGGTATCCACCTCATCCTCGCCACGCAGCGCCCGAGCGTCGACGTCGTCACGGGCCTCATCAAGGCGAACGTGCCGTCCCGGCTCGCGTTCGCCACGTCCTCCCTCGCCGACTCCCGGGTGGTCCTCGACCAGCCGGGCGCCGAGAAGCTCATCGGCCAGGGCGACGCCCTGTTCCTGCCCATGGGCGCCGCCAAGGCGATGCGCGTCCAGGGCGCGTGGGTGACCGAGTCCGAGATCCACGCCGTCGTCGACCACGTGAAGTCGCAGATGCAGCCCAGCTACCGCGACGACGTCGCCGTCGTGGCGACGAAGAAGCAGGTCGACGAGGACATCGGCGACGACCTCGACCTGCTGCTCCAGGCGGCCGAGCTGGTGGTCTCCACCCAGTTCGGCTCGACGTCGATGCTCCAGCGCAAGCTGCGGGTGGGCTTCGCCAAGGCGGGCCGGCTCATGGACCTCCTCGAGTCCCGTGAGATCGTCGGCCCGTCCGAGGGGTCGAAGGCGCGCGAGGTCCTCATCCAGCCCGACGACCTCCCGTCCTGCCTTGCCATGCTCCGCGGCGAGCCGGTGGTCGAGGACGACGGCGACGGCCCGCCGGTCGCCGTGGACTACGGCGACGACGACGAGACCGGCGACGAGGACGCCTGGAGCCTCACCAACCGCTGA